Genomic DNA from uncultured Methanospirillum sp.:
GTACACGAGGTTGTAATCAGGATCAACGATGTCGATACCTGTACCCGTGACTCCGAGCATGTATTCAAGATGGATTTTGAGCCTGTCCCGATCCTCTGTCACCCGTATACGGTCGGTGATATCTTCAGTTACGCCAAGTAAAAATTGAGGGGTACCTGATGTATCATACAGAGGCACTTTCTTGGTGTGAAGAATGCGTTTTCCCTTGTCTTTTGTCCAGATCGGCTCTTCATGGATGTTTATAACCGAACGTGACTCTATCGCTTCCTGATCACTTTTTGCAAAATGATCCGCCTCTTCACGACTTAAAAGGTCATAATTCGTTTTTCCGAGAACATCTTCTCTCTTTAGCCCCAGAAAATCCTCTCCAGCCCTGTTAAATCTGATGTACCTGAAATCAGGTACACTTTTAACAAATACCACGTCAGGAATATTCTCGATAATACTGTTGAGAAAGTTCTCGCTCTGTGAAAGGGCATCTTCAGCATTACGCTTTGCAACGATATCCCTGATCTTCTGAACCAGTTCGGCAAACTGCGCCTTAATGTCGTCCCCTTTCTGTACGTATCCGTCTGCTCCGCTCTCGAATGCCTCGATGACAACCTCTTCGCGTCCTTTTCCGGTAAATATGATGAACGGAGTTTTGTCTCCGTTTCCGCGAAGTGTCCGGAGAAGATCAATGCCAGACATCCCGGCCATCTCATAATCTGAGATGACTGCATCATATCTTGTGCTGGCAATGAGATCAAGGGCTGCTGCTCCGGATGAAGCAGTGTCAACTGAGTACTGGTAGATTGACGTCAGATAATCTGTGATAAATCTGCAGACATGGTCCTCGTCATCGACGACCAGAAGAGTGAGCGTCTCACCAGGAGATGTATGAGAGCGAGCATCCACAGTACCCCACCAGTTAAGGAATAGGTACTCATCCCTTATGTTCGTTGTGTGGTATCAGAATGCAGAAGGATGATTCATTTCATTACTTCCGATTCCGTATTGTTTCTGAAGGAAAACCCTGACTTTCTCTGATTCGACCCATCCCTGATCTAGTTCATTGATGAACTTGTCGATATCCTGAACCACGGTATGCACTGCCTCTGTTCTCTCACCGCAACACTCTTCACAGGTTGATACAATGACTGCAAGCGGATTTCGTGTCTTGTCCCCGATTGTTGCCATCTGGTAAATATTCTGGTTTATCTGTGAGAGGGCCCGCGAGAGTTCTTCCATCGCCCGTTTCCGCATCGTAATATCCCTGCAGACAGAGAGGCAGAACAGTGTTCCATTCTCGTAATAGAGGTGTGCATTGATCTCAACCGGTATCACGGTGCCGTCTTTTGCCACCTGTTCTCCTTCAAACGAGATGATCCCGGCTGCTTTGGTATCAGGATGAAGGTCTCTGTATTGCACTGTCGAGATGGGAGTTTCAATCTGTGATATCTCTTTTTCAAGCATCTCCTCACGGGAGTAGCCGAGTCGTTTGCATGCTACAGCGTTTACTTCCCTGATCCTGCCTGACTCA
This window encodes:
- a CDS encoding PAS domain S-box protein, with amino-acid sequence MLPSGESGRIREVNAVACKRLGYSREEMLEKEISQIETPISTVQYRDLHPDTKAAGIISFEGEQVAKDGTVIPVEINAHLYYENGTLFCLSVCRDITMRKRAMEELSRALSQINQNIYQMATIGDKTRNPLAVIVSTCEECCGERTEAVHTVVQDIDKFINELDQGWVESEKVRVFLQKQYGIGSNEMNHPSAF